One part of the Methylobacterium terrae genome encodes these proteins:
- a CDS encoding DUF2268 domain-containing putative Zn-dependent protease (predicted Zn-dependent protease with a strongly conserved HExxH motif) has product MTIRFIALDAMAECPPGQLDRIVACLEAASAEIVPHLGLDRVDVVVAPTPARWLIPGWNLNAYAHGIARLTIGVDTTELETWTPSYAEQLRTTLAHELHHLRRFRGPGPHDTLGANLLAEGLAQCFQEQVGCPTPNYALAVRGMRLAVLAGLAREAWAETRYDHGRWFYGDRADPAWPWSGGYSLGYELVRRALVRRGTTASDDAALSAEGAWPTILPILEALELEQRDLQ; this is encoded by the coding sequence ATGACGATCCGCTTCATCGCGCTCGACGCCATGGCGGAGTGCCCGCCCGGCCAGCTCGACCGGATCGTCGCCTGCCTGGAAGCGGCCTCCGCCGAGATCGTGCCGCATCTCGGCCTCGACCGGGTCGACGTCGTGGTGGCGCCGACCCCGGCGCGCTGGCTCATCCCGGGCTGGAACCTGAACGCCTACGCGCATGGGATCGCCCGCCTGACGATCGGCGTCGATACGACAGAACTGGAGACCTGGACTCCGTCCTATGCGGAGCAGCTGAGGACGACCCTCGCCCACGAACTGCATCACCTGCGCCGGTTCCGCGGGCCGGGCCCGCACGACACGCTCGGCGCCAATCTGCTGGCCGAAGGATTGGCGCAGTGCTTCCAGGAACAGGTCGGATGCCCGACGCCGAACTACGCCCTCGCCGTTCGCGGAATGCGGCTGGCGGTGCTGGCCGGGCTCGCCCGGGAGGCGTGGGCCGAGACCCGGTACGACCACGGCCGCTGGTTCTACGGCGACCGCGCCGATCCGGCCTGGCCGTGGAGCGGCGGCTATTCTCTGGGCTACGAGCTGGTCCGGCGCGCCCTCGTGCGGCGGGGCACGACCGCGTCGGACGACGCGGCGCTGTCGGCGGAGGGTGCGTGGCCGACGATCCTGCCGATTCTGGAAGCTTTGGAGCTGGAGCAGCGGGACTTGCAATAA
- a CDS encoding methyl-accepting chemotaxis protein: MRKRKRSVANGLAPSLSLHVLQHMPCAVFVVDLRTDHYGVVFTNEAFAKSMGVASPRDLLGRSVDSFFHRQQPDGKTNHDVSPEFVGGMQERGWHKATVNFTRHDGSAFEVDVHAVVTTHDGVPYAVAFVDDSDRVEQEAEKKREMTRLAAQFEASVGQVVEAVKTSSSQLAGLASTLSSASQHASHRSDATADAAEEARRNITTMSSATEELGSAIQEILRQVDGSSSFARNAVDEAARTLTLVDRLKAAATRIGDMVSMIAKIASQTNLLALNATIEAARAGEAGRGFAVVAAEVKALASETDKATAEITAQIALIQDVTQSTAEAIEQTTKQIREIAGMSTTATEAVMQQDAATGEITANMSQVASHAGKVSAGISDVAATVREVDAVASRVLGLASEMSFHSESLSAEATSFIETVKAA; this comes from the coding sequence TTGCGCAAGCGGAAGCGTTCCGTCGCGAATGGGCTCGCGCCCTCGCTGAGTCTGCACGTCTTGCAGCATATGCCCTGTGCGGTGTTCGTCGTCGATCTGCGGACCGACCATTACGGCGTTGTCTTCACGAACGAGGCCTTCGCGAAGAGCATGGGCGTCGCTTCCCCTCGGGACCTGCTTGGCCGGTCCGTCGATTCCTTCTTTCATCGCCAGCAGCCGGACGGCAAGACCAACCACGACGTGTCGCCGGAATTCGTCGGCGGCATGCAGGAGCGGGGATGGCACAAGGCAACCGTCAACTTCACGCGCCACGACGGCTCCGCGTTCGAGGTCGACGTCCATGCCGTCGTGACGACGCATGACGGCGTGCCCTACGCGGTCGCGTTCGTGGACGATTCCGACCGTGTCGAGCAGGAGGCCGAGAAGAAGCGGGAGATGACCCGTCTCGCCGCGCAGTTCGAGGCGAGCGTCGGGCAAGTCGTGGAGGCGGTGAAGACCTCTTCCTCGCAGCTCGCAGGCTTGGCGTCGACATTGTCCTCGGCCTCGCAGCACGCGTCGCACCGCTCGGACGCGACCGCCGACGCGGCCGAGGAGGCGCGGCGAAACATCACCACGATGTCGTCCGCGACGGAGGAGCTCGGAAGCGCGATCCAGGAGATCCTGCGCCAGGTCGACGGGTCGTCCTCCTTCGCCCGGAACGCCGTGGACGAAGCGGCCCGGACGCTGACCCTCGTCGACCGCCTGAAGGCGGCGGCGACGCGGATCGGCGACATGGTCAGCATGATCGCCAAGATCGCGAGCCAGACCAACCTCCTGGCCTTGAACGCCACGATCGAGGCGGCGCGGGCCGGCGAGGCGGGACGCGGCTTCGCGGTGGTGGCCGCGGAGGTCAAGGCGCTCGCGAGCGAGACAGACAAGGCGACGGCGGAGATCACGGCGCAGATTGCCTTGATCCAGGACGTCACCCAATCGACCGCGGAGGCGATCGAGCAGACGACGAAGCAGATCCGCGAGATCGCCGGGATGAGCACGACGGCGACGGAAGCGGTGATGCAGCAGGACGCGGCGACGGGCGAGATCACGGCGAACATGAGCCAGGTCGCGTCACATGCCGGCAAGGTCAGCGCCGGGATCTCGGACGTTGCCGCCACGGTCCGGGAGGTCGATGCGGTGGCCTCCCGAGTTCTGGGCCTGGCCTCGGAGATGTCCTTCCACTCCGAATCCCTGTCCGCCGAGGCGACGAGCTTCATCGAAACCGTCAAGGCGGCATGA